The Onychomys torridus chromosome X, mOncTor1.1, whole genome shotgun sequence genomic interval aaatattttacataactTTATTTAGGACTACTTTATCCTGTTTGTGATACAGGACACAACTGATTACGGTGTTAATACCACATCCAACTTTGAAAATGATGTgatgagaaagggaaagattattgTCGCGTTTGAATTATACATTTTCTACTCTTTTAATCTCATTTACTTTGAATAGAAAAACTAACACACTGGCAAAGAGTTTTTATATTAATCAGGTTGGCCAAGGTTTGTAGAACAGGTCAATGGGTATTTAAATCACCCtaggcttatttatttacttaaatataaAGCTATGGAAGTCTGCATAGATTGCACTGGCCagtatcattaaaaaaatgtattgctttaTGTTTTATTGCATCAAATGGGAACAATCTTGAGCTTCAATAATAGTAAGTTTCAATTCAGCCTGTTATTGGAACAGAGAGAATGGCAAGAGGcaattttctaatttcatttaacTCTTTTATCTGAGAAAAAAGGTTATAAATAGTTCACTAAAAGTATGTTAAAATATGGTAAATTACCTGTGACTTGTCTTgccttgtcattttatttttactgattaCTATTATCTTACAAGAACTTTAAATAAAATTCCTAGTATGAATTGCATTTAAACAACTGAGTATTTTTGGAAGTAAGAGAAGTATTAAAATAATAAGAGTCTACAAACTGGATTGTTAATCgaatttaaaatgacatttatgaactggctttttggagcctggggcctatgctggcacactttgctcagccttggcatATGGAggagggggactggacctgcctaggctgagtctgccaggctggtctgtttccccaggggagaccttgccttggaggaggtgggagtgaggggtgggttggggaggagggctggggggtgggaggagggagtaaggtggaatccgtggctgatacgtgaaattaagttaattataaaagaaaaatactataaaaatgacatttaactTGATCATTTGCTATTGTCATTTTCTCAGCAACAGACTTTAACTTCTGTGGCATATGAAAATTTTATGAGGAGCTGAAGAagtagctcagcaattaagagcactgggttcaatggctaacaactgtctgtaattccagtttgatgggacccaatgtcctcttctgacctcaattGCCTGCACACATCTTTTGAATATGCAGACAagtagacatacacacatacacataagaaataaattaaaaaagaaaaattgtatgaAACATTATGCAAATAATTTGGTATGATAGATAGTTATAGCATGCATAATTACTTGAAAATACTGTTTCTTAAATTGTTCATTTCTAATGAGTCATAAGGCAATTTCACAAAAATAATACTAAGAAGAATGCCTTATAATTTTTAGGTAACTTTCCTATATATTAACTTTTCAAATCGACTTAAATATAGAAAAGTGTAGGGAACTATCCCACACCTGGTACTAGGGTTTGGTTTAATAGCTTTTGGCTTCGTAGAGAAGCATTATCTACCTATGGACATTATCTTGTTCAAACTgttttggctttatttatttatctatctattattttatttatttatcattaaccTGCTCAAAGTTTGTTTATAAAGTACAAGAATACACTTTCTGGGGctggcatttttaaatttttagtccTTCTTTGATGTTTAACTTAACTAAAATTCTTGCTTGTCTTCTGTATAAAGTTATTATTTTCTATGCTAGAGATTCAATCCATGGGCTTACTTGCTCTTTCCTAAGTTTTGTGCTAAGCTAATTTTAATTTCACCGACCTATTTGTTCTTGGCTATAACAAGCCAAAGACCAACACATCCTTCCCTGAATGGGAAAATTGGTTCATCTCAAAAACCTTGAGGATTTTGTGAAATCATAGCATACTCAGCTCAGGATGGTGTGGAGCAGAGAAACTGATGTCCTCTTGAAGTGGTGCCCACATCTTCTTGAATTGGACCAATGGCAGGCATCATCCAACCCTAGCCAGTGGTGTGCTTGATGCTTTAGGGAGAAGTTGATCTTTACATCATAATCTTTTAACTCTGCCAGCCAATAAATGACTGTTCTAAGTTTCTTCCTGCTGTCATAATTGAACTCCTTTCTGAACATCTCAATTAAAATCAGATGACTTGCTTCTGTGCCAGTTTCCTCGAGTCTCTCTCAGAGCTATTTCTAAGTCATTCTCTCCAGGGTCCTCATGTCCTTTGGGATGAATCCAATGATGAATACCATCTGTTGTGGTCCCTCTTGGTTATGAGGTGTCTTTGGAAGATGATCAAGCCACATACTCTCAGGGCCATGATCTTTCTTCAGCATGCAACACAGAGGCACTGGGTAAATCTTGAACTCAAACtcctatttattatattttaatatgctCATGAAAtggtaggtttccatatggccttTTCAAACTTCTTAACATTGGTTACACTTCTCTTATGCCTCCACTTAGAGTTCATTGTATGCATAATCTTAACTTtgtaga includes:
- the Nudt2 gene encoding LOW QUALITY PROTEIN: bis(5'-nucleosyl)-tetraphosphatase [asymmetrical] (The sequence of the model RefSeq protein was modified relative to this genomic sequence to represent the inferred CDS: inserted 6 bases in 3 codons), whose translation is MALRVCGLIIFQRHLITKRDHXTDGIHHWIHPKGHEDPGENDLEIALRETXEETGTEASHLILIEMFRKEFNYDSRKKLRTVIYWLAELKDYDVKINFSLKHQAHHWLGLDDACXIGPIQEDVGTTSRGHQFLCSTPS